TCGACCCTGGGTGACGCTGACGATCCGACTGGCCGTGGGTCATCATGCCAACGCCACTGAAGCCGTGTCGCTTCACCACACCCTGAAAGCCTTTTCCCTTCGAGATGCCAGCCACATCGATTCGCTCTTCCTCGTCGAAAACATCCTCGACGTGCAGGACGTCGCCAAGGCTCACATCCTCGCCGAAGTCACGGAACTCGCAGAGCGTGCGCTTAGGCGGGCATCCAGCCTTCTCAAAGTGGCCCAGCATGGCCTGCGTCACGTTCTTCTCTTTCACGTTGTCGAAGCCGAGCTGCACCGCGCTGTATCCATCGCGGCTCTCCGACTTCACCTGCGTCACGACATTGGGCCCCGCCTCCACGACCGTACAGGCCACGTTGTTGCCCTCGTCGTCGAAGACGCTGGTCATCCCGACTTTCTTTCCGATCAGTCCGCTACTCATAAATCTGGTCTCCGTGCAATGGTATATCCGTCGTTGGAAAGTCTTCGGCCTCAATCCTCACCGGCCACTAGGGTCATTTTCAGATCCGGGGTGCGATTGCTCTCCGAAAACAACACGTTCAGGAAGTTCTCAGAGCCGCGTCGTACCTCAAAAATTGCCCGACTTGTTGTCGGAAAACTGTATCGCCAAGTCACTGAGCCTTGTCCCTCGAACCCGGAGGCCATCTGGAGCGAGTTGTCTCTGAAAAGCCTCACAGGCCCTCGGGTGACTGTACTGTCCAAACCGTCAGGTCGCTGGCTCCGGATTTCGTATGTTCGAGTTTCGTCGCCCTCGTGGAATACAATT
This is a stretch of genomic DNA from Salinibacter grassmerensis. It encodes these proteins:
- the rplC gene encoding 50S ribosomal protein L3, producing MSSGLIGKKVGMTSVFDDEGNNVACTVVEAGPNVVTQVKSESRDGYSAVQLGFDNVKEKNVTQAMLGHFEKAGCPPKRTLCEFRDFGEDVSLGDVLHVEDVFDEEERIDVAGISKGKGFQGVVKRHGFSGVGMMTHGQSDRQRHPGSIGASADPSRVFKGVRMAGQTGSERAKVQNLRVVRILGDQNAILINGSVPGPKSEYVELYKK